A section of the Pochonia chlamydosporia 170 chromosome 2, whole genome shotgun sequence genome encodes:
- a CDS encoding Ankyrin repeat protein (similar to Neosartorya fischeri NRRL 181 XP_001258750.1), with protein MASDNALDNPDSYTVAWIAALPIERAAAEAMLDEEHAAPTGFTRNQTDTNVYTWGRVGQHNIVIVSLAAGDYGTTSAATTASSLLASLPSIRVGLFVGIGGGIARPDEDRDIRLGDIVVSQPDGTSGGVCQYDLIKAKSGDKRERKGFLGRPPTVLLNALAKIQGVHEQKDSEVPSFLQEMLEKHPKMGKRSKKNPGYAHQGVDNDRLFKASCDHVPGPDCRCCDTAGEVQRDPRDATDPEIHYGIIASGNTLVKDAAARDRIVTDVGEDCICFEMEAAGLMNHFPCLMIRGICDYADSHKNDRWQRYASATAAAYAKELLAYVPAAEVQETKKALEVQEVLEELRLVQQQIDGVQQNMNAAGSDRHTEKIEGWLRPPDPSTNANHARKLRHEGTGAWLLGNPVFQEWCSGSRRHLWLNGLAGCGKTVLSTTVLDHLTKGNDRLILSFFFDFSDTTKQTVDSMLRSLAFQLYQGGAGSAGLLDASFQAHLDGRDQPATKTLEDVVCKILAVQKKGSIVLDALDESTTRDELLRWMKAVVSRPELGDVQLICTGRPEHVFLRDIPSLISQENCLALEKESINVDIRSYVTAQLSQRQDFRDKHLSPNLLERIRRKVGDGADGMWAFCQLDSLARCRHEAAIEDALASLPRNLEETYRRMIQRIPTELKNDAVRLLQFLVHLKRPLKLAEAKEVIATQIEDEPRGFDDKRRLFCETDVLDYCPGLVTVVHATDKELHLAHFSVKEYLLTENQFKIKTASISITTTCLTYLTDINGSHDEIKRDFPMARCAAEIWTYHAALAQASDDIVRATVRFLEKEATFQRWARLYQADRYLDHDPGPPRGSRLYYACFDGLVAPARDLIGKGADINAQGGEYGNALQAASQNGHQEIVQLLLDKGANVNTQGGYYGSALQAASYKGHQEVVKLLLDNGAAVNAQGGLYGYALQAASFSGYQEIVKMLLDKGANVNAQGGLYGSALPAASYKGHEEIVKLLLGNRADVNAQYGAHGNAFQAASEGGHAEMVDLLQAASKGGNEEIIKLLLDNGADVNAQGGEYSNALQTASESGHLEIVKLLLDNGADVNAQGGEYGNALLAASSNGHREIVKLLLDKGADVNAQGGQYGNALLAASEEGYQEIVKLLLDKGVEVNVQGGQYGNALQAASWNSHLEIVQLLLDKGADINAQGGHFGNALQAASADGYQEIVQLLLDKGADVNAQGGQYGNALQAASWNGHLEIVQLLLDKGANMDAEGGQYSNALLAASWKGHQEIVKLLLDKGAKQFRNSAAELNGDLVQTHADVKKQRPSFVVYSV; from the exons ATGGCATCCGACAACGCTCTGGACAACCCCGACTCCTACACAGTCGCCTGGATCGCTGCTCTTCCCATCGAGCGAGCCGCTGCGGAAGCGATGCTCGATGAGGAACATGCAGCTCCAACTGGTTTCACTAGAAACCAGACTGACACGAACGTTTACACTTGGGGTCGTGTGGGTCAGCATAacattgtcattgtctcTCTTGCCGCTGGAGACTATGGAACTACATCGGCTGCGACCACGGCCTCGAGCCTGCTTGCCTCTCTGCCATCCATCCGTGTTGGCCTTTTTGTCGGCATAGGCGGCGGCATCGCACGACCGGACGAGGACCGCGATATCCGGCTTGGCGACATCGTCGTGAGCCAGCCCGATGGGACATCGGGCGGCGTCTGCCAGTACGACTTGATCAAAGCAAAGTCGGGTGACAAGCGTGAGCGCAAGGGCTTCCTTGGGCGGCCTCCGACGGTGCTCCTAAATGCACTTGCCAAAATCCAAGGCGTTCACGAGCAGAAAGACTCCGAGGTTCCCAGCTTCCTGCaagagatgctggagaagcaCCCGAAGATGGGCAAGAGATCGAAGAAAAATCCTGGCTATGCTCACCAGGGCGTCGACAATGACCGCCTATTCAAAGCTTCATGCGACCACGTACCCGGGCCGGACTGCCGGTGCTGTGATACGGCAGGCGAGGTTCAACGTGATCCTCGAGACGCTACTGACCCCGAGATCCACTACGGGATCATCGCATCAGGCAACAcgcttgtcaaagacgcCGCTGCGCGCGATCGGATTGTTACTGACGTCGGTGAGGATTGCAtctgctttgagatggaagcggcCGGCCTGATGAACCACTTTCCCTGTCTTATGATCCGAGGTATCTGCGACTACGCCGATTCTCACAAGAACGATCGATGGCAACGCTACGCCTCAGCTACTGCCGCTGCGTATGCCAAGGAGCTTCTGGCGTACGTGCCGGCCGCGGAGGTCCAGGAGACCAAGAAGGCACTGGAAGTGCAGGAAGTGCTGGAGGAGCTTCGGTTAG TTCAACAACAGATCGATGGCGTGCAACAGAACATGAATGCTGCCGGGTCTGACCGTCATACCGAAAAGATCGAGGGTTGGCTTCGTCCCCCAGATCCGTCTACGAACGCCAACCACGCGAGGAAGCTCCGCCATGAGGGGACAGGCGCGTGGCTCCTTGGAAACCCGGTCTTCCAGGAGTGGTGCTCGGGGTCGCGTCGACATTTATGGCTGAATGGGCTCGCGGGGTGTGGAAAGACGGTTCTCAGCACGACTGTACTGGATCATCTCACAAAAGGGAACGACCGTCTTatcctcagcttcttctttgactttAGCGACACGACAAAACAGACCGTGGATAGCATGTTGCGGTCGCTTGCTTTCCAGCTTTACCAAGGCGGGGCTGGTTCTGCAGGTCTTCTTGACGCCTCATTCCAAGCACACCTGGATGGCCGCGATCAACCTGCTACAAAGACGCTCGAGGATGTTGTGTGCAAGATTCTTGCAGTCCAGAAGAAAGGCTCTATTGTTCTGGACGCCTTGGACGAGTCGACAACCAGGGATGAACTTCTCCGGTGGATGAAGGCCGTAGTGTCCAGGCCAGAGCTGGGCGATGTCCAGCTGATTTGCACCGGTCGGCCTGAACACGTGTTCCTGCGCGACATCCCCTCATTGATAAGCCAGGAAAACTGCTTAGCACTTGAGAAGGAGTCCATCAATGTCGATATCCGATCGTATGTCACAGCACAGCTTTCACAACGACAGGATTTTCGGGACAAGCACTTGTCCCCGAATCTCCTCGAGAGGATACGGAGGAAGGTTGGCGACGGGGCCGACGGGAT GTGGGCGTTCTGTCAATTGGACAGCCTGGCTCGATGTCGTCACGAGGCGGCTATTGAGGACGCTCTCGCATCTTTGCCGCGGAACCTGGAAGAGACATACCGACGCATGATTCAACGCATACCGACGGAGCTCAAAAACGACGCGGTGCGGCTCCTGCAGTTTCTAGTGCATTTGAAGCGACCTCTTAAGCTGGCTGAGGCTAAAGAAGTAATAGCAACACAGATCGAAGACGAGCCACGAGGGTTTGACGACAAGCGTCGACTGTTTTGCGAGACCGACGTTTTAGACTACTGTCCCGGCTTAGTGACAGTCGTACATGCCACTGATAAAGAGCTACATCTTGCCCACTTTTCCGTCAAAGAGTACCTACTCACAGAGAACCAGTTCAAAATTAAGACTGCTAGCATTTCCATCACGACGACGTGCTTGACTTATCTTACGGACATCAATGGTAGCCATGACGAAATCAAGCGGGATTTTCCTATGGCAAGATGCGCGGCGGAAATCTGGACATACCATGCTGCGTTGGCTCAGGCTTCGGATGATATAGTTCGAGCGACAGTAAGGTTCCTGGAAAAGGAAGCGACGTTCCAACGATGGGCTCGATTGTATCAGGCTGATAGGTATTTGGACCACGACCCAGGCCCTCCACGAGGTTCCAGACTCTACTACGCTTGCTTCGATGGACTCGTAGCGCCTGCAAGAGATCTAATCGGCAAGGGAGCAGACATCAACGCGCAGGGCGGCGAGTACGGCAACGCTCTCCAAGCCGCGTCACAGAACGGCCATCAAGAGATTGTCCAACTGCTCTTAGACAAGGGAGCGAACGTCAACACGCAAGGCGGCTACTACGGCAGCGCTCTCCAAGCTGCCTCATATAAAGGCCATCAAGAGGttgtcaagctgctcttggacAATGGAGCAGCCGTCAACGCCCAGGGCGGCTTATACGGTTACGCTCTCCAGGCCGCATCATTTAGTGGCTATCAAGAGATTGTGAAAATGCTCTTAGACAAGGGAGCGAACGTCAACGCCCAGGGCGGCTTGTACGGCAGCGCTCTCCCGGCCGCCTCATATAAAGGCCATGAAGAGATTGTCAAGTTGCTCTTGGGCAATAGAGCAGACGTCAACGCGCAGTACGGCGCTCACGGTAACGCTTTCCAGGCCGCCTCAGAGGGAGGCCATGCAGAGATGGTCGATCTGCTCCAGGCCGCCTCAAAGGGAGGCAATGAAGAGATtatcaagctgctcttggacAACGGAGCAGATGTCAACGCGCAGGGCGGCGAGTATAGCAATGCTCTCCAGACCGCCTCAGAGAGTGGCCATCTAGAAATTGTTAAGCTGCTCTTAGACAATGGAGCGGACGTTAACGCGCAGGGCGGCGAGTACGGCAACGCTCTCCTAGCCGCATCATCCAATGGCCATCGAGAGATTGTTAAGCTGCTCTTGGACAAGGGGGCAGACGTTAACGCGCAAGGCGGCCAGTACGGCAACGCTCTTCTGGCCGCCTCAGAGGAAGGCTATCAAGAGATTGTTAAGCTGCTCTTAGACAAGGGAGTGGAGGTGAACGTCCAGGGCGGTCAGTACGGCAACGCTCTCCAGGCCGCCTCGTGGAATAGCCATCTAGAGATTGTGCAACTGCTCTTGGACAAGGGAGCGGACATCAACGCGCAGGGCGGCCACTTTGGCAACGCTCTCCAGGCCGCCTCGGCGGATGGCTATCAAGAGATTGTGCAACTGCTCTTAGACAAGGGAGCAGACGTGAACGCGCAGGGCGGCCAGTACGGCAACGCTCTCCAGGCCGCATCATGGAATGGCCATCTAGAAATTGTACAACTGCTCTTAGACAAGGGAGCGAACATGGACGCGGAGGGCGGCCAGTATAGCAACGCACTCCTGGCCGCTTCATGGAAAGGCCATCAAGAGATTGTTAAGCTGCTCTTAGACAAGGGAGCGAAGCAATTCCGCAATAGTGCAGCAGAGCTCAACGGGGATCTGGTCCAAACACATGCTGACGTTAAAAAACAAAGGCCCTCCTTTGTCGTATACTCTGTTTAA